Proteins encoded within one genomic window of Hahella chejuensis KCTC 2396:
- a CDS encoding DEAD/DEAH box helicase produces the protein MSSTDSATALSKDFASLGLSDSLLSALKDVGYEQPSPIQEQSIPLLLQGESILGVAQTGTGKTAAFALPLLERLDPKIQSPQIIVLAPTRELAIQVAEAFKSYSRYLPDFTVLPIYGGQDMRGQLRSLKRGVQVIVGTPGRVLDHLQRKSLDLSQIRAVVLDEADEMLRMGFIDDVEEILSNAPGECQYALFSATMPPAIKRVAEKYLKGAKEVRIAAKTSTVERISQHVLMVDNSHKLDALTRVLEVENFEGMIIFVRTKSATTELAEKLQARGYAAEALNGDQTQKIREQTIDRLKKGRLDIVVATDVAARGLDVERIGLVLNYDIPYDTEAYVHRIGRTGRAGREGKAILFAAPKERRLLRAIESATKQPLTPYEAPSAEKISEQRIQQFQENLHRTLDGQDLDSMKKVVLDFCKENELALEDVAAALAFRLQVEQPLFPILKDLPKLDKDFRGRDRDRDGRGRNPRDRDRRGREGREGRDSRRDDGIPRERYRIEVGRSHDVSPGDIVGAIANEANIESKYIGHIAIYDNFSTVELPEGMPKEVLQHLQKVRIRQQLINMKPDAGKPERKPRSGSGRGGPRPSSKRPRS, from the coding sequence AGTATTCCCCTGTTGCTGCAGGGCGAGAGCATTTTAGGGGTGGCGCAGACTGGTACCGGCAAGACAGCGGCTTTCGCTCTGCCGTTGTTGGAAAGACTTGATCCAAAGATCCAGTCTCCACAAATTATCGTGCTGGCTCCCACCCGGGAACTGGCGATCCAGGTGGCGGAAGCCTTCAAAAGCTATTCCCGTTATCTGCCTGACTTCACAGTACTGCCGATCTACGGCGGTCAGGATATGCGCGGACAATTGCGCTCTCTGAAGCGCGGCGTGCAAGTTATTGTCGGCACGCCTGGCCGCGTGTTGGACCATTTGCAGCGCAAGAGCCTGGATTTGTCGCAAATCCGCGCGGTTGTGCTGGATGAGGCCGACGAAATGCTGCGTATGGGTTTTATCGACGATGTTGAGGAAATCCTCTCCAACGCGCCCGGCGAATGCCAGTACGCGCTGTTCTCCGCGACGATGCCTCCCGCAATCAAGCGCGTGGCGGAAAAATATCTGAAAGGGGCGAAAGAAGTTCGCATCGCCGCCAAGACTTCCACCGTTGAGCGTATCAGCCAGCACGTACTGATGGTTGATAACTCCCACAAACTGGATGCGCTGACCCGCGTACTGGAAGTTGAAAACTTCGAAGGCATGATTATTTTCGTGCGCACCAAGTCCGCCACCACAGAACTGGCTGAGAAACTGCAGGCGCGTGGCTACGCCGCTGAAGCACTGAATGGCGATCAGACCCAGAAGATCCGTGAACAGACCATCGACCGTCTGAAGAAAGGCCGTCTGGACATCGTTGTCGCGACTGACGTTGCGGCCCGTGGTCTGGATGTAGAGCGCATCGGTCTGGTTCTGAACTATGACATTCCTTACGACACCGAAGCGTACGTTCACCGTATCGGTCGTACCGGTCGCGCGGGTCGTGAAGGTAAAGCCATCCTGTTCGCTGCGCCGAAAGAGCGTCGCCTGTTGCGCGCCATTGAAAGCGCCACCAAGCAACCGCTGACTCCGTACGAAGCGCCTTCCGCTGAAAAAATCAGCGAGCAGCGCATCCAGCAGTTCCAGGAAAACCTGCACCGCACTCTGGACGGCCAGGATCTGGATTCCATGAAAAAGGTGGTGCTGGATTTCTGTAAAGAGAATGAATTGGCGCTGGAAGATGTCGCCGCCGCGCTGGCGTTCCGTCTGCAGGTAGAACAGCCGTTGTTCCCGATCCTGAAGGATCTGCCGAAGCTGGATAAAGACTTCCGTGGTCGTGACCGTGATCGTGACGGCCGTGGCCGCAACCCTCGCGACCGTGATCGTCGTGGTCGTGAAGGCCGTGAAGGTCGTGATTCGCGTCGCGACGACGGCATACCGAGAGAACGCTATCGTATCGAAGTGGGCCGCTCCCACGACGTTAGCCCTGGCGATATCGTCGGCGCTATCGCGAACGAAGCGAACATTGAAAGCAAGTACATTGGCCACATCGCCATTTACGACAACTTCAGTACCGTTGAGTTGCCTGAAGGCATGCCGAAAGAAGTGCTTCAGCACCTGCAGAAAGTACGTATTCGTCAGCAGCTGATCAATATGAAGCCGGATGCTGGCAAGCCTGAGCGCAAGCCCCGCAGCGGTAGTGGTCGTGGCGGTCCTCGTCCTTCTTCCAAACGTCCGCGCTCGTAA
- a CDS encoding EAL domain-containing protein, translating into MSRRSIIFQMYPTPRLAHTLSAVAAMALLCLMSLHAQADDVNVHAGEFPPTIPQVRHFAAEIGSSELEQARQSLRIAPKISASQINFGFTGKEHWFAFGLLNRSSDSRELFLNLGNPLLDNIELFLFRLGESQPEYAISSGAQRPFHERPINHPNFVFPLQLAGDTGYEVVIKVDATSSIQVPMSLWEPSQFTAYNHKEASLSGALLGVIGIMAAYNLMLFLFLRDKGYLYFTAALGGYALAEASLCGLAYAYFWPDNPTWNAKSLVFFINLCLAALALFTRSFLSLPERLPAIARGFAHIAGWCLLCALLAFFASNTAMLKLSLLNIAITPMFGYLTGLYLLRSNFRPARYFTLAYTFLVFASIVFCAGKVGLLPLNSLTGHATQFGVVGMVLALSLALADRLKGEKSAREFAQLQATENLEKYRAIYENSLEGMFRLDAKGALMACNPAFAQLLGACNEKELVSNTRDLSGMIPLQEDARRLFFLSLKQYGHVFGFEARCQRLDGKQFWATIFARQVVTPGGAGFVEGSIVDITEKKENEQQLHYLARHDPLTGLLNRTEFEYRLNNALVRSREQGLQHALLFMDLDQFKIVNDTSGHAAGDELLRQIAVMFRQHLRERDSLARLGGDEFGILLERCGIEKASEIAHRLRNEVSEFRFALKEKVFSVGVSIGIVPITAATPSIEEIFSLADTACYAAKDAGRNRIIVHNEKTGEIIRRQSEMQVVTALQEAIKQNQLVLYKQNIGALKPELRGERYEILVRLKQGADILPPGAFLPAAERYNIIRSLDRWVIDAYFKWLHARPGQLERLSQVNINLSSQTINDSEFADFLLTAFTKYSIPLDKVCFEITESSAISSLVETTALVQNMRAKGIKFALDDFGSGFSSYSYLKSLPVNSLKIDGSFVRDILSDPVDLAMVRSITEVAHIMGLNVVAEFVENEETVERLKSLDVDFVQGYHIHKPMPL; encoded by the coding sequence ATGAGCCGGCGTTCGATTATTTTCCAGATGTATCCAACTCCTCGCCTTGCGCACACGCTGTCAGCCGTCGCCGCTATGGCGTTGTTGTGCTTGATGTCGTTGCACGCGCAAGCCGACGACGTGAACGTCCATGCCGGCGAGTTCCCGCCGACCATTCCACAGGTGCGCCACTTCGCCGCAGAGATCGGCTCATCTGAACTGGAGCAGGCGCGACAGTCTCTGCGCATAGCGCCGAAGATCTCCGCGTCGCAGATCAATTTCGGCTTCACCGGCAAAGAACACTGGTTCGCCTTCGGTCTTCTGAACCGCAGCAGCGACAGCCGCGAGCTGTTTCTCAACCTGGGCAACCCACTGCTGGATAATATTGAACTGTTCCTGTTCCGGCTGGGAGAAAGCCAACCGGAGTACGCCATCAGCAGCGGCGCTCAGCGTCCATTCCATGAACGCCCGATCAACCACCCGAATTTCGTCTTCCCCCTGCAGTTGGCGGGAGACACCGGCTACGAAGTGGTGATCAAGGTTGACGCGACCTCCTCCATCCAGGTTCCCATGAGCCTGTGGGAGCCGTCTCAGTTCACCGCCTACAACCACAAAGAGGCGAGTCTGTCCGGCGCACTGCTGGGAGTCATTGGCATCATGGCCGCTTATAATCTGATGCTGTTCCTGTTTCTGCGCGATAAAGGATATCTGTATTTCACAGCGGCTCTGGGCGGCTATGCATTGGCGGAAGCCTCCCTGTGCGGGCTGGCGTACGCCTATTTCTGGCCGGACAACCCAACCTGGAACGCCAAAAGTCTGGTCTTCTTCATCAACCTCTGCCTCGCGGCGCTGGCGCTGTTCACTCGCAGCTTTCTGTCCTTGCCGGAACGTTTGCCAGCCATTGCGCGGGGGTTCGCCCACATCGCCGGCTGGTGTCTGCTGTGCGCGCTGCTGGCGTTCTTCGCCTCCAACACGGCTATGCTCAAACTGTCTCTGTTGAACATCGCCATAACGCCTATGTTTGGTTACCTCACAGGTCTTTATCTGCTGCGCTCCAACTTTCGTCCGGCGCGTTATTTCACACTGGCCTACACTTTCCTGGTATTCGCATCCATCGTATTTTGCGCCGGGAAAGTCGGTTTGCTGCCGTTGAACAGCCTGACCGGCCACGCCACCCAGTTCGGCGTCGTCGGCATGGTGTTAGCGCTCAGTCTGGCTTTGGCGGATCGCTTGAAAGGCGAAAAATCCGCACGTGAGTTCGCACAGTTGCAGGCCACGGAAAACCTGGAGAAATACCGCGCCATCTATGAAAACTCTCTGGAAGGCATGTTTCGTCTCGACGCCAAAGGCGCCTTGATGGCCTGCAACCCGGCGTTCGCCCAGCTACTGGGCGCATGCAACGAGAAAGAATTAGTCAGCAACACCCGCGACCTGAGCGGCATGATTCCCCTCCAGGAAGACGCGCGTCGCTTGTTTTTCCTATCGTTGAAGCAATACGGCCATGTGTTTGGCTTTGAAGCCCGCTGCCAGCGTCTCGACGGCAAGCAATTCTGGGCCACCATTTTCGCCCGTCAGGTTGTCACGCCCGGCGGCGCAGGCTTTGTGGAAGGCTCTATCGTCGATATCACCGAGAAAAAGGAAAACGAGCAGCAGTTGCACTATCTGGCCCGTCACGACCCGTTGACCGGCCTGCTCAATCGTACTGAGTTTGAGTACCGTCTCAATAACGCACTGGTGCGCTCCCGTGAGCAAGGGCTGCAACATGCATTGCTGTTCATGGACCTGGACCAGTTCAAGATTGTCAACGACACATCCGGCCACGCCGCCGGCGACGAACTGCTGCGCCAAATCGCCGTTATGTTCCGCCAGCATCTGCGGGAGCGTGATTCACTCGCCCGCCTGGGCGGAGATGAGTTCGGCATCCTGCTGGAGCGCTGCGGCATAGAAAAGGCGTCGGAGATCGCCCACCGGTTGCGCAACGAAGTCAGCGAATTCCGCTTCGCGCTGAAAGAAAAAGTATTCAGCGTCGGCGTCAGCATCGGCATTGTGCCGATTACCGCGGCGACGCCTTCCATCGAGGAGATATTCAGCCTCGCCGACACCGCCTGTTACGCCGCCAAGGACGCCGGCCGCAACCGCATCATCGTGCATAACGAAAAGACCGGGGAAATCATTCGCCGTCAAAGCGAGATGCAGGTGGTCACCGCACTACAGGAAGCCATTAAACAAAATCAGCTGGTGCTCTATAAACAGAACATTGGCGCACTGAAACCTGAGCTGCGCGGAGAACGTTATGAAATTCTGGTGCGCTTAAAGCAGGGAGCGGACATACTGCCTCCCGGCGCCTTCCTGCCGGCGGCCGAGCGCTACAATATCATTCGCTCACTGGACCGTTGGGTCATTGACGCCTACTTTAAGTGGCTGCATGCGCGCCCGGGTCAGTTGGAGCGGCTGAGTCAGGTCAATATCAACCTTAGCAGCCAGACCATCAATGATTCGGAGTTCGCCGACTTCCTGCTGACCGCGTTCACCAAATACAGTATTCCACTGGATAAAGTCTGTTTTGAAATCACGGAAAGCTCCGCCATCTCCAGTCTGGTGGAAACCACCGCCCTGGTGCAGAACATGCGCGCCAAAGGCATCAAGTTCGCTCTGGACGATTTCGGTAGCGGGTTTTCATCTTACTCGTACCTGAAAAGCCTGCCGGTGAACTCCCTGAAAATCGACGGCAGCTTCGTCCGCGACATTCTCAGCGACCCCGTGGACCTGGCCATGGTCCGCTCCATCACAGAAGTCGCCCACATTATGGGTCTGAACGTCGTGGCGGAGTTCGTGGAGAATGAAGAAACCGTGGAACGATTGAAGAGTCTGGACGTGGACTTCGTACAGGGCTACCACATTCACAAGCCTATGCCGCTGTAA